The Shewanella mesophila genome contains the following window.
AAATATCTTGAGCAATTACAAGATGCCCTCGAAGAGCGCGCTCAGGCAGGTATCATAGCTCCCAAGTTTGTATTTGCACACGTGTTGTCCGATAGCCGAAACATCATTGATGGAGCCCCATTTAATGAGCAGGCCGACAGTGCTTTATGGGCAGACTTTCAACGAAAAGTGGCCAAACTAGAAATTGATACAGAGCAGAAGAGTCAGCTGCTGTTCGACGCCAAAACGGCACTCACAAGCCAAGTAAAACCTGCATACGATAAGTTGATTAGCTACATCATCACCCTAGAGAAACGAGCCGATAATAAAGATGGGGTGTGGAAGTTTAAAGATGGTGAAGCGTTTTACAATAATGCACTTGCGAGAACCACAACAACCCATATGACGGCTGATGAGATCCATCTATTAGGATTAGCCGAGGTCGACCGCATCCACCAAGAGATGCGAGCCATCATGAAGAAAGTGGGTTTTGACGGTGATCTACAAGCCTTCTTTAAGTTTATGCGAGAAGATAAACAGTTCTATTATCCAGATACTGAAGCTGGTCGCGAAGCCTACCTCAATGATGCCACAGGATTAATCGATAACATCTCAGGGCGTTTGGATGAGGTATTTAATGTCAAACCTAAAGCGCCGATGATCGTCAAGCGCGTGGAAGCATTTAGAGAAAAATCAGCAGGTAAAGCCTTTTACAATCAGCCATCGCCAGATGGTAGCCGACCAGGAACCTATTACGCTAACCTTTATGATATGGAAGCCATGCCCAAATACCAGATGGAAGCATTAGCCTACCATGAAGGAACTCCTGGGCATCATATGCAAATTGCCATCGCACAAGAGCTAGATGGGATTCCTAAATTTCGAAAATTCGGTGGCTATACCGCTTATATCGAAGGTTGGGGATTATACAGTGAATATTTCCCCAAGGAGATGGGGCTCTATGACGATCCATATTCTGACTTTGGCCGTCTCGCGATGGAACTGTGGCGCTCATGTCGCTTAGTTGTCGATACTGGAATACATGCTAAAAAGTGGACCCGCGAACAGGGAATTAACTACTACGTTAACAATACCCCCAATGCAAAATCCGATGCGGTAAAGATGGTAGAGCGTCACATCGTTATGCCATCTCAGGCCACGGCATATAAAATTGGTATGTTAAAAATTATCGATATAAGAGAGAACGCCAAGCAGATAATGGGAGATAAGTTTGATATCCGCCAATTCCATACCTTGCTATTAAAAAATGGGCCGCTGCCACTGGATGTGCTCGAAGCGCAAATAATGGATTGGGCTAACTACTACGTTAACAATACCCCCAATGCAAAATCCGATGCGGTAAAGATGGTAGAGCGTCACATCGTTATGCCATCTCAGGCCACGGCATATAAAATTGGTATGTTAAAAATTATCGATATAAGAGAGAACGCCAAGCAGATAATGGGAGATAAGTTTGATATCCGCCAATTCCATACCTTGCTATTAAAAAATGGGCCGCTGCCACTGGATGTGCTCGAAGCGCAAATAATGGATTGGGCTAACAAGGCATAACTCGCTCAGCAGAATAAGATAATGCCCCGTTCGATAATCTTGAACGGGGCATTATCAGTACAGGTCAAGTAACCAGATAACTAAACAACCAGATAGCTAAACAACAAGTCGTTTTACGTCCCAACGGATACAAACCTTTGTCGTCATAGCGTAGAGCGATCACTATAGTGAAAAGCCTTGAGCCGATACTTTAATACTCTTCACAACCAGCTGTTGTGGCGGCTCAGCCATACTTTGCTGTTGACCATGCTGCAAATAACTTACGACAAAACTGGAAGTCACATCAAAAGGCTCATCGATTTGAAGCCCATTAATTTGAATTCGATCTCCAAGCAATGCGGTATCTATTTGGCCAATTTCAGCCGTATGAGTATTTAATACAAATAACCCCACATACCAAAATACACCACTACCTTGATTTGATACTGAGAAAGGTACGGAAAACACCATCTCCTCATCACTGCTAGGAAAGTTTAGAGATGTGATTTTATAGAAGTCGACACTGACTAGACCACGCTCTTCGCCATCTCGGTATTGGCCCGTTGCAAGGTGACGCTCTCCGATTGTAGTGACTTTAGTCAATGGCGCTTTAGCTTCAGACTCTGGTAACTGGATCTCCCAGAGCTTATCAGTTTGAAAGCTAAATAAGGTCAACATAACATTGTCACTGTCGGACTGAATAGCATCTTGAATGTCATTTTCAACATAATAGATATCATCTTGAGTAAAATTAAAGCGATAGATCCCAGCGACGATAACAAGAACCATCGAAATAACAATAAACAATAAGATTTTCCGTATCATAAACATTCCTATATATCGATTACGTCAAATGACCAAGCGTAACATTATACCAATCAGTATAAGAAAATGATCTACTCAGCGCCTTCTAGCGTATTGAATGACTAGATAGATAGATAGATAGATAGATAGATAGATAGATAGATAGATAGATAGATAGATAGATAGATAGTGCAGACAGTTAATGCGACAGGTATAAGACACCAATCTTAAAAATGGCAGATGAAAATGATAGATTGAGCACTTTAGAAAAATCACCCCAGCAATAAATTGCTGGGGTAAACCAAAACTAGGATGATGGTTTGAAAGCTAGCATTGTTTTAGTTCTTAAAGCGCTGCCAGCATCGAATCAAGATTGCAGTAACGCAGACCTGTATAGACGGATCACGAGGGGTCATTCCTGACCCGTCTATATTGTTCAGGTCATCCCGAATCAACTGCCACCATTGTATTAAAACAAGAACAAACTTCAACGTGAATTGTTTTCAATCATTAGCCCGGGCTAAATAAGCCATTGAATATTAAATAAACACAACAAAAATAACTCACTGTTATTAAAGAAAAAAGCCTCCAAAATCAAATTTGAAGGCTTTTTAGTCCAAAAAACAAAACAATGTTTTTAAATTATTAACAACTGAAACCAAACAAAACCTTAAATAGCCTCAGATCAATAGGTTGTTAATTAACCATAACGATGCTTACTTACGCTGTGCATAAAGTGATGTGTATTTAGCATCCCAATAAGGTGGTGTACCAATATGGTCTTTGATGAAATCAATAAATGCGCTCACTTTAGGCGCTAAATGCTTACGTCTTGGATAAACGGCTTGTAACGGCAGATGATGAGTCAATTGCCATTCGGGTAACAGCGGAACCAAGGTGCCTTTCTCGATCTCATCTTCTAAAAGATAACTCGCCAGATAAACGACACCTAAACCACTCACGGCAGCAGTTTTTAGTGCAGGCGCATTGTCGACTCTAAAGTTACCCGCCACACCAATTTCGCAGTAATCATCACCCTTCTTAAACTGCCAAACACTATGCTCATGCCACTCACCTTGATATACCAAACAGTTATGGTCAACCAACTTCTCTGGGCGCTCAGGATAACCGTGCTTAGCAACATACTCAGGAGAAGCTACCAGTAAAAATTGGCATTTCATCAGGGGTCTAGCAACCATTCCCAAAGGAAGCTGCTCAGACATAGTTAGCAGTAAATCGAGGCCTTCGCTTACAACATCAACTTTATGATCTAACAAGCTCACCTGCAGTTCTAACTCAGGATGTTTAGCCATAAAATCAGGCAATGCAGGAATGATATGCATAGTCCCAAAAGATTGAGAAATACCGACTTTTAATACCCCACGAGTCGCATCATTAAGATTATGTACACTCGCGACGGCTTGCTCTGCGTCTCTAAGAAGCTCCTCGCCTTGAGCATAAAGTAGTTGACCCGCTTCCGTTAAGCTCAAGCTACGTGTCGTACGTTGGATCAACTGAACACCTAGTTTATGTTCAAGATCAGCAACCTGTGTACTAACCTTAGATTTAGAAATTCCCAATTTACGAGCAGCAGAGCTAAAGCTGCCAGCACGAGCAACATGAGTAAAAATGGCAATAGGTTCTAAAAGTTCTAACATTTAAATAGCCTTAAGGTGTTTGCGACCCTATAAATACTAATTATAAATCATAGAGATAAACCAATAAGATAGGGTTATTTCTTTGACAATTAAGAATAATCCAAATAGTAGAGTCAGACAGTTGCCTAATTATTCAGACAAATTTGGCCTGCATTGTTATTATTTTTTACAAGTATACCAAAGATTTGCACTTTGATTCTAATCCCTATTTTTCTGTCACTATACACCCAATAGACAAAGAGGAAAAATAATCAAATAGTAGAAGATAAAAAAGCCCTACACCCAAGGAAAGTGTAGGGAAGTTGCTGGTTGTTAGGGTCCAACAAAGGGAGAAGTGTTAAAAGATAAAACTATTCAAGCAACTCTTGTTTAGCCACCTTCATTAGTGGGTATTTATCAAGCTGTGGGATCTCCTTGCGCAGCTGTGACTCTAAAACGACTAACTGTTGAAAATTATCACAGAGCTTGTCTGCTCGTTCCTCTAGAGCTGCGGCCTGTTGCTCAATCTGAGCTTCAATATCTTTACCTACATTATCCATTTTAACAGAGAAGGCTTGCATTTTTTCTTCGAAAGAGTCGCCGTCCCCATTCATCATCTCACTGCCTAAGGTCATCATCATGCTGCCAATAGAGCTTTGCACTAACTGCTCCATCTCCTGCTCAAACTCTTTGCCAAAGGTGTCTTCTAAAGATGACTCAGTCGAACCAAGATAAAACCTATCACCATTTTGATAGGCGACAGTATCGATTCTGCTGCCCAAGCGATCCATCATCTCATCAATTTTCGCTCCGGTTGCATCACCAAGCAAAGGCGTTAATGCCATACTGACAGCCGTGGATGCAATGTCGACCGCATCATGGACTAAATCAATCACCTCAGGAAGTTGTTGAGAGACCTCATCGGCATACTGATTTACCAATTTTTGTTGGTTGGCATCTAAATTTACAGCTGCTCCGTCGACGTAAAGCTGACCAAGTTCAATACGATAAACTTCCTTTTTATCTTCGCTAATGATTAGCTTACGAGGTTCAACGGCGACATCATAGTTGAGGCTAACTTCACACTGATTATTGTCATGACCAAAAGAAAGGCTGTGGTCTTTATCACTCGCCCAAGCGGAGCTCGTTGTTGCAAGTACCAAGGCGGTTAATCCCAAAGAAGCGGTTATCTTTTTCATTCCATTCATCCTTATCATTAATTCGTCGTATCGCAATATTGCTCACCATGACAATACGATATTGAATTAGCTAGATACAGATATCATGCCAAAACTTAAATAACCATAAAATTCAATAGGTAGAGGAAGAATGAGGTTAAAAGTGACCCAGCGAGTATTAGCGATATAAACCAGTTGTTGGCAGATATCGCTAACTTTTACAGATTAGAATATCGATCTGCCTAGGGATTGAGATAGCCGCTCTAGTGCAGCGGTACCCGCGAGTGAATTGCCATTCTTATCCAATTCAGGAGACCAAACACAGACACTCATGTCGCCAGGGATCACGGCAATAATTCCACCACCAACCCCACTCTTGCCAGGCATTCCGACCCGATAAGCAAACTCGCCAGCACCGTCATATAACCCAGATGTAGCCAGCAAAGCATTAAGTTTGCGAGTCTGTACTGGAGAAACAATCGCTTCACCAGATAAACTTTGACCACCATTGGCTAAATACAGCATAGCTTTTGACAGGTCGGCGCAGCTCATTCTCATCGCACAATAATGAAAATAGTTCTTTAGCACCCTATCGACATCATTATTGAAATTGCCAAAAGACTTCATCAAGTAGGCTATCGCTGCGTTGCGAGCACTGTGTTCATACTCAGAAGCAGCGACATTCTTATCATATAAAATATGGGGATTGTCACTTAAGTTCCTAACAATCTCGAGCATACGATGTTTAGGAGCCCCTAAGCGGCTTTGTAACAGGTCGGCGATAATCAAGGCGCCAGCATTGATAAAAGGATTCCGTGGAACCCCTCTCTCTAACTCGATTTGCACTAATGAATTGAAAGATTGGCCGGAAGGCTCCTTACCCACACGAGACCATATTTCATACTCTTCGTACAATGTGAGCGCCACTGTGAGACTAAAAACCTTTGAGATACTCTGAATAGAAAAAGGCTCTAAATAATCACCAGCACCAATGGTTGTGCCATCGACGCTAGTGACAGCTATGGCTAACTTTTGTGGATCCACCTTAGCCAAAGCAGGGATGTAATTGGCGACTTTACCTTGACCGAGCAGGGGACGAACTTCTTCTACCACCTGCTCAAGTAGCGCCTTATCTGGTTTTAGTTCCACCAAATATCATACAGCTCGCTAATCTCTACATTGGTAGTTGGTTGTTGTTTCCAGAAAGCGCTAACCGCTTCACGATCTTCTTCGGTACATTTACCTATAGCTTGGGTGGCGATGATGCCTTCCCACTCTTTATGTCCACCACCATGGAAACCGAGCTTACGCACTTCAATCACTTCGGCAATAAACTGATCGACAATATTATCAATCTGCTCTTCAGAAACAGAATCATCAAAAGTCCAATTGACATCAAATCCAAACTCTTGAAACTCATCAATACGCAATTTTTTGCGAAGACGACGGCTACGTGTTGCCATGTTGTTACCCCGTTAGTTCATTAAAATAGTTAATAAAAATAGTGACACTAGTTAAACCGTAAACGCTATTCACAGCGCTCGAACATCAGATCCCATACACCATGACCAAGACGATGACCACGAGCTTCAAATTTTGTTAGCGGACGATGATCTGGACGCGGCACGAAATCACCATTTGCAGACTGGTTCTTATACCCAGGAGCTGCACTCATCACTTCAAGCATATGCTCACTGTAATTTTCCCAATCGGTGGCGAGATGAAATACACCACCGACTTTAAGGCTATTACGGATCA
Protein-coding sequences here:
- a CDS encoding DUF885 domain-containing protein, giving the protein MSIKTKTTLIALALSSILSGSVYAKQVPQSLLSPQEPRVQVSEQESKKANQLFESIFMENVMASPISQTHLGIKTDYDKWDERGKKADQLVLERNKKHLAQLKQLKRERLDVQTKLSYDLLTQKLENSIADHKWRLYNYPVNQMYGGHSMVASFLINQHQISDLADAKAYISRLNGVPKYLEQLQDALEERAQAGIIAPKFVFAHVLSDSRNIIDGAPFNEQADSALWADFQRKVAKLEIDTEQKSQLLFDAKTALTSQVKPAYDKLISYIITLEKRADNKDGVWKFKDGEAFYNNALARTTTTHMTADEIHLLGLAEVDRIHQEMRAIMKKVGFDGDLQAFFKFMREDKQFYYPDTEAGREAYLNDATGLIDNISGRLDEVFNVKPKAPMIVKRVEAFREKSAGKAFYNQPSPDGSRPGTYYANLYDMEAMPKYQMEALAYHEGTPGHHMQIAIAQELDGIPKFRKFGGYTAYIEGWGLYSEYFPKEMGLYDDPYSDFGRLAMELWRSCRLVVDTGIHAKKWTREQGINYYVNNTPNAKSDAVKMVERHIVMPSQATAYKIGMLKIIDIRENAKQIMGDKFDIRQFHTLLLKNGPLPLDVLEAQIMDWANYYVNNTPNAKSDAVKMVERHIVMPSQATAYKIGMLKIIDIRENAKQIMGDKFDIRQFHTLLLKNGPLPLDVLEAQIMDWANKA
- a CDS encoding LysR family transcriptional regulator, with protein sequence MLELLEPIAIFTHVARAGSFSSAARKLGISKSKVSTQVADLEHKLGVQLIQRTTRSLSLTEAGQLLYAQGEELLRDAEQAVASVHNLNDATRGVLKVGISQSFGTMHIIPALPDFMAKHPELELQVSLLDHKVDVVSEGLDLLLTMSEQLPLGMVARPLMKCQFLLVASPEYVAKHGYPERPEKLVDHNCLVYQGEWHEHSVWQFKKGDDYCEIGVAGNFRVDNAPALKTAAVSGLGVVYLASYLLEDEIEKGTLVPLLPEWQLTHHLPLQAVYPRRKHLAPKVSAFIDFIKDHIGTPPYWDAKYTSLYAQRK
- a CDS encoding YggN family protein; the encoded protein is MKKITASLGLTALVLATTSSAWASDKDHSLSFGHDNNQCEVSLNYDVAVEPRKLIISEDKKEVYRIELGQLYVDGAAVNLDANQQKLVNQYADEVSQQLPEVIDLVHDAVDIASTAVSMALTPLLGDATGAKIDEMMDRLGSRIDTVAYQNGDRFYLGSTESSLEDTFGKEFEQEMEQLVQSSIGSMMMTLGSEMMNGDGDSFEEKMQAFSVKMDNVGKDIEAQIEQQAAALEERADKLCDNFQQLVVLESQLRKEIPQLDKYPLMKVAKQELLE
- the glsB gene encoding glutaminase B; the protein is MELKPDKALLEQVVEEVRPLLGQGKVANYIPALAKVDPQKLAIAVTSVDGTTIGAGDYLEPFSIQSISKVFSLTVALTLYEEYEIWSRVGKEPSGQSFNSLVQIELERGVPRNPFINAGALIIADLLQSRLGAPKHRMLEIVRNLSDNPHILYDKNVAASEYEHSARNAAIAYLMKSFGNFNNDVDRVLKNYFHYCAMRMSCADLSKAMLYLANGGQSLSGEAIVSPVQTRKLNALLATSGLYDGAGEFAYRVGMPGKSGVGGGIIAVIPGDMSVCVWSPELDKNGNSLAGTAALERLSQSLGRSIF
- a CDS encoding YggL family protein is translated as MATRSRRLRKKLRIDEFQEFGFDVNWTFDDSVSEEQIDNIVDQFIAEVIEVRKLGFHGGGHKEWEGIIATQAIGKCTEEDREAVSAFWKQQPTTNVEISELYDIWWN